From a single Vallitalea longa genomic region:
- a CDS encoding DEAD/DEAH box helicase — protein MNFNELNISDNILKAISDMGFEETTEIQEKSIPEILSGNDIIGQSQTGTGKTAAFAIPILEKIDQSIKKPQVLVLCPTRELAVQVCNEFKKLTKYMNIKSFPVYGGEPIYRQISVLKKGVQIIIGTPGRLMDHMNRKTIKLDHVNSIILDEADEMLNMGFREDIETILSKIPSEHLQTILFSATMPKSILDITHNYQKNPKLIKITRKELTTDTIDQRYYHVLEHHKLEVLRRLIDVYHPKLSLIFCNTKKRVDEVTELLQDAGYACDKIHGDMNQVVRLNVLNKFNKGIINILVATDVAARGLDIKNVEAVVNYDVPDNEEYYVHRIGRTGRAGKKGSSYTLVSKSETRRISNIIKYIKKDIPRKKIPSINKVNAVKVDNYMETLANIIDNATDLNNYESIINKLNEKGYTSDKIAAALLMSNLELKEDNDTNLSYEVNRRQSYNNNSRNDKTKRYGGKREKGMARLYVNIGKNHKIGVRDIVGAIAGETKIKGSSIGSIDMYDKYTFVEIPEKYANQVIDKMNQSRIRGKNVTMELANTKKRRR, from the coding sequence ATGAATTTTAACGAACTGAATATATCTGATAATATTTTGAAAGCTATATCTGATATGGGATTTGAAGAAACAACTGAAATACAAGAAAAATCAATTCCAGAAATATTATCAGGTAATGATATTATTGGACAATCCCAAACAGGCACAGGTAAGACAGCTGCCTTTGCAATTCCAATTTTAGAAAAAATAGACCAATCTATTAAGAAACCTCAAGTTTTAGTTCTTTGCCCTACAAGAGAATTAGCTGTTCAAGTATGTAATGAATTTAAAAAATTAACAAAATACATGAATATCAAATCATTTCCTGTTTACGGTGGCGAACCAATCTACAGACAAATTTCTGTTTTAAAAAAAGGTGTTCAAATAATTATTGGTACTCCCGGAAGATTAATGGATCATATGAACAGAAAAACTATCAAGCTTGATCATGTTAATTCAATTATTCTTGATGAAGCAGATGAAATGCTTAATATGGGATTTAGGGAAGATATTGAAACCATACTAAGTAAAATACCTAGTGAACATTTACAAACTATATTATTTTCAGCTACTATGCCAAAAAGCATATTAGACATTACCCATAATTATCAAAAGAACCCTAAATTAATAAAAATCACTAGAAAAGAGCTTACAACAGATACTATAGACCAAAGATACTATCATGTTCTAGAACACCATAAATTAGAAGTACTTAGAAGATTAATCGATGTATATCATCCAAAATTATCATTAATTTTCTGTAATACCAAAAAAAGAGTTGATGAAGTTACAGAACTTCTACAAGACGCTGGTTATGCTTGTGATAAAATACATGGTGATATGAATCAAGTAGTTAGACTTAATGTACTTAATAAGTTTAATAAAGGTATAATCAATATACTTGTTGCTACTGATGTCGCTGCAAGAGGGCTTGATATTAAAAATGTTGAAGCAGTAGTTAATTACGATGTTCCTGATAATGAAGAATATTATGTCCATAGAATCGGTCGTACAGGTAGAGCTGGTAAAAAAGGTAGTTCTTACACATTAGTTTCCAAAAGTGAAACTAGAAGAATATCTAATATTATTAAATATATTAAGAAAGATATTCCTAGAAAAAAAATACCATCAATCAATAAAGTTAATGCAGTAAAAGTAGATAATTATATGGAAACATTAGCCAATATTATTGATAATGCTACTGATCTAAATAATTATGAAAGTATAATTAATAAACTTAATGAAAAAGGTTATACTTCTGATAAAATCGCAGCTGCATTATTGATGTCTAATCTTGAATTAAAAGAAGACAATGATACTAATCTTTCATATGAAGTAAATAGAAGACAGTCATATAATAATAATTCAAGAAATGATAAAACAAAACGTTACGGTGGTAAACGAGAAAAAGGAATGGCTAGATTATACGTTAATATAGGTAAAAACCATAAAATAGGTGTAAGAGATATTGTCGGCGCAATTGCAGGTGAGACTAAAATAAAAGGTTCATCTATAGGTTCAATCGACATGTATGATAAATATACATTTGTTGAGATACCAGAAAAATATGCTAACCAAGTTATTGATAAAATGAATCAATCTAGAATTCGCGGTAAAAATGTAACAATGGAATTAGCAAATACCAAAAAAAGAAGAAGATAA
- a CDS encoding stalk domain-containing protein: protein MKKLMLIIISLFLVFNLTNQTFASNVIPIYVNGKVLTPDVNPYIQNQRTFVPIRFIGEALNAKSISWDSTNKTATLKFDQKIIKLPVGKQYVTVNGKQYKIDAPINLISGRTFVPVRFISETLGYKVSWTNSSVYISNNGYTPSAKYTSEDLYWLSRIVEAEAVGEPYSGKLAVANVIINRKKSSEYPNTIKSVIFDKKYGIQFSPVADGNIYNKPTQESINAAISALNGNNNISGALYFLNPDKSSNFWIMNNRKFITKINNHYFYA from the coding sequence ATGAAAAAATTAATGCTTATAATAATATCTTTATTTTTGGTTTTCAATCTAACCAATCAGACTTTTGCTTCCAATGTTATACCTATTTATGTTAATGGCAAGGTCTTAACCCCTGATGTAAATCCCTACATTCAAAATCAACGTACATTTGTACCTATTAGGTTTATTGGTGAAGCTCTAAATGCTAAATCCATCAGTTGGGATTCTACAAATAAAACTGCAACACTAAAATTTGATCAAAAAATTATTAAACTCCCTGTAGGAAAACAATATGTAACTGTAAATGGAAAGCAATATAAAATTGATGCACCTATTAATTTGATTTCTGGACGAACTTTTGTACCTGTAAGATTTATCTCAGAAACATTAGGCTATAAAGTAAGTTGGACTAATAGTTCAGTGTATATAAGCAATAATGGGTATACCCCTTCTGCTAAATATACATCAGAAGATTTATATTGGTTATCTAGAATCGTAGAAGCAGAAGCAGTTGGAGAACCATATTCTGGTAAATTAGCGGTAGCCAATGTAATTATCAACAGGAAAAAGAGTTCCGAGTACCCAAATACTATAAAATCCGTAATATTTGATAAAAAATATGGTATTCAATTTTCACCAGTAGCTGATGGTAATATATATAATAAACCTACACAGGAAAGTATTAATGCAGCAATATCAGCACTAAATGGTAATAATAATATCTCAGGTGCATTATATTTTCTTAATCCTGATAAATCTAGTAATTTCTGGATTATGAATAATAGGAAATTTATAACTAAAATCAATAATCATTATTTCTATGCTTAA
- a CDS encoding LiaF transmembrane domain-containing protein, with amino-acid sequence MKRRNLLGILIIAIGIIILLGRLDIIESDNIFSTYWPIIIIAIGLVNLFDKYGSKTLATILIIVGVVFQLKELELEILEDVPIGEFIFPAIVIIVGLYFIIPKKKGSRKKISSLDSLDSICLFSGYDIVNDSRNFQGGNLVTAFGGIDIDLTHANISESKPVIIDTFVAFGGIDIKVPNDWKVEIKGLPLFGGWENETKRDIDTNKVLVIKCVIMFGGLDVNY; translated from the coding sequence ATGAAAAGAAGAAATCTGCTAGGTATATTAATAATTGCTATTGGGATTATTATCTTATTAGGTAGACTGGATATTATTGAGAGTGACAATATATTTAGTACATATTGGCCTATTATTATAATTGCTATTGGATTAGTTAACTTATTTGATAAATATGGTTCTAAAACATTGGCGACAATTTTAATAATTGTGGGTGTTGTTTTTCAATTAAAAGAACTAGAGTTGGAAATATTGGAAGATGTACCAATCGGCGAATTTATATTCCCTGCTATAGTAATAATAGTTGGATTATATTTTATAATTCCTAAAAAAAAAGGTAGTAGGAAAAAAATATCATCTTTAGATTCATTAGACTCTATATGTTTGTTTTCAGGTTATGATATAGTAAATGATTCAAGGAATTTCCAGGGAGGTAATCTAGTAACAGCATTTGGTGGAATTGATATTGATCTGACACATGCAAATATATCTGAGTCAAAACCAGTGATAATTGATACTTTTGTGGCGTTTGGTGGCATTGATATAAAAGTTCCTAATGATTGGAAGGTAGAGATAAAAGGTCTTCCTCTATTTGGAGGTTGGGAAAACGAGACAAAAAGAGATATCGATACTAATAAAGTATTGGTAATAAAATGTGTCATCATGTTTGGCGGTTTAGACGTTAATTACTGA
- a CDS encoding NADP-dependent glyceraldehyde-3-phosphate dehydrogenase, which yields MFEDIRESNIYKNLYNGKWINSNSNNLITINSPIDNKEVGKIQAMTKEEVDKVLSVAQSSFKVWADKPVSERADIIHKSASILEANSEEIAKILASEIAKDIKSARSEVIRTVDFIRFTADEGKRIQGETLQGDGFHGFSKDKLAFVTREPVGVVLAISPFNYPVNLSASKIAPALMAGNSVVFKPPTQGSISALHLAKVFQEAGLPNGILNTITGKGSDIGDYIIKHKEVDLINFTGSSEVGKHISQVTTMIPMILELGGKDAAIVLKDADLEHAAMNIVKGAFSYSGQRCTALKRVLVLDSIADSLVDLIVDDVSKLKIGNPFEDVTITPLIDNKAADFVQGLIDDAIDKGATLKIGNKRDGNLLYPTVLDNVTTDMRIAWEEPFGPVLPIIRVKSIDEAVEIANASVYGLQSSIFTNDIDDAFHIARLLEVGTVQINNKTERGPDHFPFLGVKSSGMGTQGIRYSIEAMSRPKAIVVNLRQRSDKVGQEK from the coding sequence ATGTTTGAAGACATAAGAGAGAGTAATATTTATAAGAATCTATATAATGGTAAGTGGATTAATTCTAATTCCAATAATCTTATTACCATTAACTCACCTATAGATAATAAAGAAGTCGGTAAGATACAAGCTATGACCAAAGAAGAAGTTGACAAAGTGTTGTCGGTAGCTCAGAGTTCTTTTAAAGTATGGGCAGACAAGCCGGTTAGTGAAAGAGCGGATATCATTCATAAATCCGCATCAATTTTAGAAGCAAATAGTGAAGAAATAGCTAAAATATTAGCTAGTGAAATAGCCAAAGATATTAAAAGCGCTAGATCTGAAGTCATAAGAACAGTGGATTTTATCAGATTTACTGCTGATGAAGGTAAAAGGATTCAAGGAGAAACTCTACAAGGTGATGGATTCCACGGATTTTCCAAAGATAAGTTGGCTTTTGTAACAAGAGAACCTGTTGGAGTAGTTCTTGCTATATCTCCGTTCAATTATCCAGTCAATCTATCAGCATCTAAGATAGCACCTGCATTAATGGCAGGTAATAGTGTAGTTTTTAAACCACCGACACAAGGTTCAATAAGTGCACTTCATCTTGCAAAAGTATTTCAAGAAGCTGGATTACCTAACGGTATCCTTAATACCATAACAGGGAAAGGTTCAGATATAGGGGATTATATAATAAAACATAAAGAAGTGGATTTAATTAATTTTACTGGTAGTAGTGAAGTAGGTAAACATATATCACAGGTAACAACTATGATACCCATGATATTAGAATTAGGAGGTAAAGATGCTGCAATAGTTTTGAAAGATGCTGATCTGGAACATGCAGCAATGAATATAGTTAAAGGAGCATTCAGCTACTCAGGACAAAGGTGTACTGCACTTAAAAGAGTACTGGTACTTGATAGTATTGCAGATAGCTTAGTTGACCTTATTGTTGATGATGTATCCAAATTAAAGATAGGAAATCCTTTTGAAGATGTGACTATAACGCCACTCATTGATAATAAGGCAGCTGATTTCGTACAAGGATTGATTGATGATGCTATAGATAAAGGTGCAACATTGAAGATAGGTAATAAAAGAGATGGAAATTTATTATACCCGACTGTTCTTGATAACGTTACAACCGACATGAGAATTGCATGGGAAGAACCATTCGGTCCTGTACTTCCTATTATAAGAGTAAAAAGTATAGATGAAGCGGTTGAGATAGCTAATGCATCTGTGTATGGTCTTCAATCTTCGATATTTACCAATGATATAGATGATGCATTTCATATAGCAAGATTATTGGAGGTAGGTACTGTTCAAATAAATAATAAAACAGAAAGAGGACCAGATCATTTTCCATTTTTAGGAGTTAAATCGTCTGGTATGGGTACACAAGGAATCAGGTATAGTATTGAAGCAATGAGTAGACCGAAGGCTATAGTAGTGAATCTTAGACAAAGAAGTGACAAAGTAGGACAGGAAAAATAA
- a CDS encoding AraC family transcriptional regulator yields MKYEDIYYLCDIIHTFVGINIMFYDSNRTFIFELNNIEPKLNNIAFITRNIDDIFDSLKNKPENQIYILSDELGIHYMSTLIRYGGLIIIGPYLSHRIINHTSSINNNLLKNISNYTKSFIDLIPILNRKKLLKVCDFVNSIKFSTIKSSNIHTNFTTTNYLPRILNRSIETTQNINNIINMRYNLENEILHLISYGKFEDVKKIYINHRDVMTLDDRIPDDPIRCAKNYLIIDNTTFRKAIEQAGVPPIYIHNISEQYALRIEKITSIEEYYELLFIMIKDYCEIVDSYSTRNYSPIIRQTIAFIISNINEKLSTKYIADELHINSTYLSRQFKTETGETLIRYIHNIKINESKYYLIQGKYTITQIALLLGFNDSNYFTRIFKKMTNTTPYQFIKSNDIYGK; encoded by the coding sequence TTGAAGTATGAAGATATATATTATTTATGCGATATAATACATACTTTTGTAGGTATTAATATAATGTTCTATGATAGCAACAGAACATTTATTTTTGAATTAAATAATATTGAACCAAAATTGAATAATATTGCTTTTATTACTAGAAATATAGATGATATATTTGATTCTCTGAAGAATAAGCCTGAAAATCAAATCTATATTCTTAGTGATGAATTAGGTATACATTATATGTCTACATTAATAAGATATGGAGGATTAATCATTATAGGTCCGTATTTATCTCATAGAATAATAAACCATACCAGTAGTATTAATAATAACCTACTAAAAAATATTAGCAATTATACCAAGTCCTTTATAGATTTAATTCCTATCCTTAATCGTAAAAAATTGCTAAAAGTATGCGATTTCGTTAATTCAATAAAATTTTCAACTATAAAAAGCAGCAATATACATACTAATTTTACTACTACCAATTATTTACCTAGAATACTTAATCGCTCTATAGAAACCACTCAAAATATAAACAATATCATTAATATGAGATATAATCTAGAAAACGAAATTCTTCATCTAATTAGTTATGGAAAATTTGAAGACGTAAAAAAAATCTATATAAATCATAGAGATGTTATGACCCTAGACGATAGAATCCCTGATGATCCTATAAGATGCGCTAAAAACTACTTAATCATTGATAATACAACATTCAGGAAAGCTATTGAACAAGCTGGAGTTCCCCCTATATATATACATAATATTTCAGAACAATATGCACTTAGAATAGAAAAAATAACATCAATTGAAGAATACTATGAATTACTTTTCATTATGATAAAGGACTATTGTGAAATAGTTGATAGTTACTCTACAAGAAACTATAGTCCGATAATCAGACAAACTATTGCTTTTATCATATCTAATATAAATGAAAAATTATCTACTAAGTATATTGCAGATGAATTACATATAAATTCTACCTATCTATCTAGACAATTCAAAACTGAAACAGGTGAAACACTGATCCGTTATATTCATAACATTAAAATTAATGAATCCAAATACTACTTAATACAAGGTAAATACACCATTACACAAATAGCTTTATTGTTAGGATTCAATGATTCAAATTATTTTACGAGAATTTTCAAAAAGATGACAAATACCACACCCTACCAATTTATAAAGTCTAATGACATTTATGGAAAATAA
- the kduD gene encoding 2-dehydro-3-deoxy-D-gluconate 5-dehydrogenase KduD, which yields MENKFSLEGKVAIVTGCSTGLGQGMTLGLAEAGADVVGVDYVDAPETKEKVEAIGRKFLSIKANLLTTEPIQGIIDKTVEKFGRVDILINNAGIIRREDSINFTEKDWDDVMNINVKTVFFFSQAVAKQFMKQKSGGKIINIASMLSFQGGIRVPSYTASKSGVMGITRLLANEWAKENINVNAIAPGYMDTNNTAALRADAKRSKEILDRIPASRWGLPSDLAGPVVFLASEAGSYVNGYTIAVDGGWLAR from the coding sequence ATGGAAAATAAATTTTCATTAGAAGGAAAAGTGGCTATTGTAACAGGTTGTAGTACTGGTCTTGGTCAAGGAATGACATTAGGACTTGCAGAAGCTGGAGCAGATGTTGTAGGTGTCGATTATGTAGATGCACCAGAAACTAAAGAAAAAGTGGAAGCAATAGGAAGAAAATTTCTTTCTATAAAAGCTAATTTACTTACAACTGAACCTATACAGGGTATTATAGATAAGACTGTAGAAAAATTTGGTAGAGTAGATATCCTTATTAATAATGCCGGTATTATTCGTAGAGAAGATTCTATTAATTTTACAGAAAAAGATTGGGATGACGTTATGAATATTAACGTAAAAACAGTATTCTTTTTCAGCCAAGCAGTAGCAAAACAATTCATGAAACAAAAATCAGGTGGAAAAATTATTAATATCGCATCAATGCTTTCATTCCAAGGTGGTATTAGAGTTCCTTCATATACAGCTAGTAAGAGTGGAGTAATGGGTATCACTAGATTATTGGCTAATGAGTGGGCAAAAGAAAATATCAATGTTAACGCAATAGCACCAGGATACATGGATACAAATAACACAGCTGCATTAAGAGCAGATGCTAAGAGGAGTAAAGAAATACTTGATAGAATACCTGCAAGTAGATGGGGATTACCTTCAGACCTAGCTGGTCCAGTAGTATTTTTAGCTTCAGAAGCAGGAAGTTATGTTAATGGTTATACTATAGCTGTTGATGGTGGATGGTTAGCAAGATAA
- the uidA gene encoding beta-glucuronidase produces the protein MLYPIDTLTRQVKELNGIWRFKLGNGKGLAEKWYEQELTDTVPMPVPASYNDIYEDKKYYKHIGFVWYEKKFMIPDLWKDKRIVIRIGSATHNSIVWINGKKVIEHVGGYTPFEGEISDEINFNKENRITIAVNNILDLTTIPIGQLQFKSKKYKKLKYYFDFFNYSGIHRPVKLYITPKQYIEDVEISTLVLANSGIVSYSIKTSSDSNIDIEIIDNNEIVANASGYKGEVTIDNPTLWEPNEGYLYTFRIKLIDEHGNIIDTYDERFGIRSIKVKENQFLINNKPFYFKGFGKHEDNYIIGRGYNDVFNIKDFSLMKWIGANSFRTSHYPYSEEIMRLADEEGIVVIDESPAVGLNLNIHISSDDIINLDNGDKIQLPNTWDVVDCQKNHLKVMEELINRDKNHPSVVMWSIANEPASEDEGAYEYFKPIVELTKKLDPYRPVTIVEYQGALPFNSRITNLIDVITLNRYYGWYIASGDLDYTKELLRRELIWWWDLYNKPIMMTEYGTDTILGLTSTTSLMWTEEYQEEFLKVYHEIFDELDFFIGEHVWNFADFATDEDITRVNGNKKGIFTRNRKPKKAAYLLKNRWNNIPNYGYK, from the coding sequence TTGTTATATCCTATTGATACTTTAACAAGACAAGTGAAAGAACTAAATGGTATTTGGAGATTTAAATTGGGTAATGGTAAAGGATTAGCAGAAAAATGGTATGAACAAGAATTAACTGATACTGTACCTATGCCTGTGCCTGCTAGTTATAATGATATTTATGAAGACAAAAAGTATTATAAACATATAGGATTTGTCTGGTATGAAAAAAAATTCATGATACCTGACTTATGGAAAGATAAAAGAATAGTGATTCGTATTGGATCAGCTACACATAACTCAATAGTTTGGATAAATGGTAAAAAGGTTATAGAGCACGTTGGTGGTTACACACCTTTTGAAGGAGAAATATCAGATGAAATTAATTTCAATAAAGAAAATAGAATAACCATTGCTGTTAATAATATTTTAGATTTAACAACAATACCTATAGGACAGTTACAATTTAAATCTAAAAAATACAAGAAACTTAAGTATTACTTTGACTTTTTTAATTATAGTGGAATCCATAGACCTGTAAAATTATACATAACTCCAAAACAGTATATTGAAGATGTAGAGATAAGTACATTAGTTTTAGCCAATTCTGGTATAGTATCTTATTCTATAAAAACCTCTAGTGACAGCAATATAGACATAGAAATAATTGACAATAATGAAATAGTAGCGAATGCTAGTGGATACAAAGGCGAAGTTACTATTGATAATCCAACATTATGGGAACCTAATGAAGGATACTTGTATACCTTTAGAATTAAATTAATAGATGAGCATGGTAATATTATTGATACATATGATGAGAGATTTGGCATAAGGAGTATAAAAGTAAAAGAAAATCAATTTTTAATTAACAACAAACCTTTTTATTTTAAAGGATTTGGTAAACATGAGGATAATTATATCATCGGTAGGGGATATAATGATGTTTTTAACATTAAAGATTTCAGTCTTATGAAATGGATTGGAGCCAATTCATTTAGAACTTCACATTATCCTTATTCTGAAGAAATAATGAGGCTAGCTGATGAAGAAGGTATTGTGGTCATAGATGAATCGCCTGCAGTAGGACTTAATCTTAATATTCATATTTCTTCTGATGATATTATCAATCTGGATAATGGAGATAAGATTCAATTACCTAATACATGGGATGTTGTTGATTGTCAAAAGAACCATTTAAAAGTCATGGAAGAATTGATTAATAGAGATAAAAATCATCCTAGCGTAGTAATGTGGAGTATAGCTAATGAACCAGCTTCTGAAGATGAGGGAGCATATGAATATTTTAAACCAATAGTTGAGTTGACTAAGAAGTTGGATCCATATAGACCTGTGACAATTGTAGAATATCAAGGAGCACTTCCCTTTAACAGTAGAATTACTAATTTGATTGATGTAATAACTTTGAATAGATATTATGGATGGTATATTGCATCTGGAGATTTAGATTATACTAAAGAATTGTTAAGAAGAGAATTGATATGGTGGTGGGATTTATATAATAAACCTATTATGATGACAGAATATGGGACTGATACGATTCTTGGGCTTACTTCGACAACTTCATTAATGTGGACAGAAGAATATCAAGAAGAATTCCTGAAGGTATATCATGAAATATTTGATGAGTTGGATTTTTTTATTGGTGAGCATGTATGGAATTTTGCTGATTTTGCAACAGATGAAGATATAACAAGAGTAAATGGAAATAAAAAAGGTATTTTTACCAGAAATAGAAAACCAAAAAAAGCTGCGTATTTACTAAAAAACAGATGGAATAATATACCTAATTATGGATATAAATAG
- a CDS encoding IS256 family transposase has protein sequence MANNLITKEQAQSIIENNDIKTPQDIMGALKNMFKDVIQEMLENEMDETLGYERYDHDQPKSNYRNGYSQKKVRSSLGEIDIDVPRDRNADFEPKIVPKRKKDISDIEKQIISLYARGMSTRDIHEQMNELYGINVSADMVSRITDKLIPTIKEWQGRPLEPIYPFVFMDAIHFKVRTEGRVINRAAYVIIGVNLDGMKDVLGIWIGENESSKFWLNILNQLSSRGVKDVLIFSVDGLSGIKEAIQTVYPQAEIQRCIIHQLRNSFKFVSYKDYKEFTRDFKEVYRASSEDLALLKLDELEDKWGAKYPHALTSWRKNWDVLCPFFKFPDDIRRIMYTTNVIENLNRQYRKVTKSKCIFPTDTSLQKMLFLATDKATKKWTQRYRGWDKILNQLTILYNERITPYIG, from the coding sequence ATGGCAAATAATCTTATTACTAAAGAACAAGCACAATCAATAATTGAAAACAATGACATCAAAACTCCACAAGATATTATGGGTGCTCTAAAAAATATGTTTAAGGATGTTATTCAAGAAATGCTTGAAAACGAGATGGACGAAACTCTAGGCTACGAACGTTACGATCATGACCAACCTAAATCCAACTATCGAAATGGTTATTCTCAAAAGAAAGTTCGTTCTTCTCTAGGTGAAATTGATATTGATGTGCCTAGAGACCGAAATGCTGATTTTGAACCTAAGATTGTTCCCAAAAGAAAAAAAGATATTTCAGATATTGAGAAACAAATCATAAGTCTTTATGCTCGTGGTATGTCCACAAGAGATATTCATGAACAGATGAATGAACTGTATGGAATAAATGTTTCGGCAGATATGGTAAGTAGAATAACGGATAAACTAATACCAACAATTAAAGAATGGCAAGGAAGACCCTTAGAACCTATATATCCCTTTGTTTTTATGGATGCAATTCATTTTAAAGTAAGAACTGAAGGACGCGTTATCAATCGAGCAGCTTATGTGATTATTGGTGTTAACCTAGATGGTATGAAGGATGTATTAGGTATCTGGATAGGTGAAAACGAGAGCTCTAAATTCTGGTTAAACATTCTTAATCAATTATCTTCACGAGGAGTTAAAGATGTCCTTATCTTCTCTGTAGACGGGCTTTCTGGCATAAAAGAAGCTATCCAAACAGTTTATCCACAAGCAGAAATACAGCGCTGTATCATACATCAATTAAGAAATTCATTTAAGTTTGTATCCTATAAAGATTACAAAGAATTTACAAGAGATTTCAAAGAGGTTTATCGTGCTTCATCAGAAGATTTAGCTTTATTAAAGCTTGATGAATTAGAAGATAAATGGGGAGCTAAGTATCCTCATGCGTTAACGAGTTGGCGAAAAAATTGGGATGTATTGTGTCCATTTTTTAAATTCCCAGATGACATCAGGCGCATTATGTATACAACAAATGTCATTGAAAATCTTAATAGGCAATATCGTAAAGTAACAAAAAGCAAATGTATTTTTCCAACAGATACATCCTTACAAAAAATGCTTTTTTTAGCTACAGATAAAGCTACCAAAAAATGGACACAAAGGTATCGAGGTTGGGATAAAATACTCAATCAATTAACCATTTTATATAATGAACGTATAACACCTTATATTGGCTAA
- a CDS encoding TVP38/TMEM64 family protein has translation MIDWLKELMTLGYWTNMLDQIREIGIFAGVGLAMIEAFFPPLPLILFVTINVTAFGFWTGYMYSWLGSCIGSIIVFLVIKRFGQKRFQQKIAHNEKIFNIFRWIKEKGFTPVFFLHTFPFTPSIVVCGLAALAGIKNREYISGLVLGKLLMIFSLSFIGFNVRAFVEQPLKSIILISATLAISLIGKKIIKICEKKFEKKEQAKNKKLPVKAA, from the coding sequence ATGATAGATTGGTTAAAAGAATTAATGACACTTGGCTATTGGACAAATATGCTTGACCAAATAAGAGAGATAGGAATATTTGCCGGTGTTGGATTAGCAATGATTGAAGCTTTTTTCCCACCATTACCTTTAATATTATTTGTTACAATTAATGTTACGGCTTTTGGCTTTTGGACTGGTTATATGTATTCTTGGTTAGGTTCCTGTATTGGGTCGATAATTGTATTTTTAGTAATAAAAAGATTTGGACAGAAAAGATTCCAGCAAAAGATTGCTCATAATGAAAAAATATTTAATATTTTTAGATGGATAAAGGAGAAGGGGTTTACTCCTGTATTTTTTCTCCATACGTTTCCATTTACTCCATCTATAGTTGTATGTGGTTTGGCAGCTTTAGCAGGTATTAAGAATAGAGAATATATTAGTGGATTGGTTTTAGGCAAATTATTAATGATATTCTCGTTAAGTTTTATAGGATTCAATGTAAGAGCGTTTGTAGAACAGCCATTAAAGTCTATTATTTTGATTTCAGCAACATTAGCCATATCATTAATTGGAAAGAAAATTATTAAAATATGTGAAAAAAAGTTTGAAAAAAAGGAACAGGCCAAAAATAAAAAATTACCAGTAAAAGCTGCATAA